The following are encoded together in the Hoplias malabaricus isolate fHopMal1 chromosome 3, fHopMal1.hap1, whole genome shotgun sequence genome:
- the rcvrnb gene encoding recoverin b, giving the protein MGNSKSGALSKDVLEDLKSNTRYTDEQLYAWYQTFTRECPSGQISREKFESIYASFFPNADPKAYAQHVFRSFDSNSDGTLDFKEYIVALHLTSSGKCIQKLEWAFALYDVDKNGTITKNEIHEIVKSIFNMISKEDQKKLPDDENSPEKRTEKIWDYFGKKENDKITEGEFIQGVMDNKNILRLIQYDEPKKVQDRLKEKKQ; this is encoded by the exons ATGGGCAACAGTAAAAGTGGTGCTCTCTCCAAAGATGTGCTGGAGGATCTGAAGTCCAACACCAGGTACACAGATGAGCAGCTTTATGCCTGGTACCAAACCTTTACGAGAGAATGTCCTAGTGGTCAGATCAGCAGGGAGAAGTTTGAGAGCATCTACGCCAGCTTCTTTCCCAACGCCGACCCGAAGGCCTACGCCCAGCACGTGTTCCGAAGCTTTGACTCCAACAGTGATGGCACACTTGATTTTAAGGAGTACATTGTGGCACTCCATCTCACTTCTTCTGGGAAATGCATCCAGAAGCTTGAATGGGCTTTTGCACTGTACGATGTGGACAAGAACGGGACCATCACAAAAAATGAGATCCATGAAATTGTCAAG TCTATATTTAACATGATCTCCAAGGAGGACCAGAAAAAACTCCCAGATGATGAAAACTCACCTGAAAAAAGAACTGAAAAAATCTGGGACTATTttgggaaaaaagaaaatg ATAAAATAACAGAGGGAGAGTTCATTCAGGGAGTGATGGACAATAAGAACATTCTCAGATTGATCCAGTATGATGAGCCAAAGAAAGTCCAAGACAGactgaaagaaaagaaacaatag